A genomic stretch from Candidatus Methanomassiliicoccus intestinalis Issoire-Mx1 includes:
- a CDS encoding redoxin domain-containing protein yields the protein MDAEIKLLIDNAKSTALSNGMVDRSTLKKLLELKPGSEECEYLGKASREVMIKHTGGYVRIGSSIGVDIAPCPMNCQFCSLGEEWGLVTETHILTDDQILSLAKSVVDKGFTQITLRTTEYFSHQKLCQLGRKIRAAIPGDYMLTANTGEVTTKMADELFYSGFTGMYHTLRLREGIDTPFDPQTRIDSINSIQDSKLMHTVGIEPIGSEHTDDEILDMIEYFRNLDLVSVCIMKRVNVAGTPLSRYAEISDDRFAQIVAVARIAGGLRWGVATHPVIPKTLEYGADHITVETGANPRDDLQQIECWEPYNHQEAMKLIIDSGLKLGQASRDGLYERTSLKTGDSVPKIRSESTHGRFDLSERIRNGPVMLYFYPQEYRHISQEYEKDLNRHFDDFVKRNIALVCINDESVESHKTLVKNIDSRYEHISDTDMKIAKDYESYIIRDSSEDSIGKTNRELFLIDTDAKLKYHWRARLADETIPVDCLISQIDEALRL from the coding sequence ATGGATGCAGAAATAAAATTGTTAATCGATAATGCTAAATCAACAGCATTGTCAAATGGCATGGTCGATAGATCCACCTTAAAAAAGCTTTTGGAGCTTAAACCAGGAAGTGAAGAATGTGAGTATCTCGGTAAAGCTTCAAGAGAGGTTATGATTAAACATACTGGTGGATATGTTAGAATTGGTTCGTCCATAGGTGTAGATATTGCACCATGCCCCATGAATTGCCAATTTTGTTCCCTGGGTGAAGAATGGGGCTTAGTCACAGAGACACACATTCTTACTGATGATCAAATTCTAAGCCTGGCCAAAAGTGTAGTAGATAAAGGATTCACTCAAATAACCCTTAGAACTACTGAATACTTCAGTCATCAAAAACTCTGTCAGCTCGGGCGTAAGATCAGAGCTGCCATACCTGGAGATTACATGCTCACTGCCAATACTGGAGAAGTAACAACAAAAATGGCAGATGAACTCTTCTACAGCGGTTTTACAGGCATGTATCACACGCTACGTTTGAGAGAAGGTATCGATACACCATTTGATCCACAGACACGAATCGATTCTATAAACTCCATCCAGGACTCAAAACTTATGCACACTGTTGGTATTGAACCAATAGGATCAGAGCATACTGATGATGAAATTCTCGATATGATCGAGTATTTCAGGAATCTTGATCTGGTGTCTGTCTGCATCATGAAACGAGTTAATGTAGCTGGAACTCCGCTTTCTAGATATGCAGAAATCTCAGACGATCGGTTTGCACAGATAGTTGCAGTCGCGAGAATCGCTGGAGGCCTCAGATGGGGTGTCGCAACACATCCAGTTATTCCAAAAACTCTAGAATATGGTGCGGATCATATTACAGTTGAAACCGGTGCTAATCCACGAGATGATCTGCAGCAAATAGAATGCTGGGAACCATACAATCACCAGGAAGCTATGAAACTGATTATCGATTCTGGATTAAAGCTTGGACAGGCGTCCAGGGATGGATTATATGAACGGACTTCATTAAAAACTGGTGATTCCGTTCCAAAGATTAGATCTGAGTCCACCCATGGCAGATTTGATCTTTCAGAACGTATTAGAAACGGACCCGTAATGCTTTATTTCTATCCACAGGAATATCGACATATTTCTCAAGAGTATGAAAAAGATTTGAACAGACATTTTGATGATTTTGTAAAAAGGAACATTGCACTTGTGTGCATAAACGATGAGTCTGTTGAGTCTCATAAAACTTTAGTCAAGAACATAGACTCGCGGTATGAACATATATCGGATACAGATATGAAAATTGCAAAGGATTACGAATCATACATCATAAGAGATTCATCTGAAGATTCGATAGGTAAAACGAACAGAGAACTTTTTCTGATCGATACTGACGCGAAACTTAAGTATCATTGGAGGGCGCGTTTAGCAGACGAAACGATTCCAGTAGATTGTCTTATTTCCCAAATAGATGAGGCTTTGAGACTATGA
- a CDS encoding ABC transporter permease, whose amino-acid sequence MKNIWRNVTCIAIIVAVILPVLLLVLQSLGKWTFPDMLPDWNLEVTIEYLTSDALLRPLSNGLVLAAIVTILSLVLGFFPAKYIGTMNFRGKRILEILIIIPALTPGIAVVFGMRSVFIDLNIYQSYLALVLGQITFALPYMILSLSSVFRNYDTSLESQSETLGVDKINTLLHVTIPAVKPGIAVGCMYTFIVSWSMYLLTSIYAPRGFQTLVTYLFPLFNSGLVSDQIVAILSIAYFMPSVFVLWISSRLMGSNKLYSRGGL is encoded by the coding sequence TTGAAAAACATATGGAGGAATGTTACCTGCATAGCCATAATCGTGGCAGTAATTCTTCCTGTATTACTGCTAGTCCTCCAATCTTTAGGAAAATGGACATTTCCAGATATGTTACCAGATTGGAATTTGGAAGTGACCATTGAATATCTCACAAGTGATGCATTGCTTAGACCATTATCTAATGGACTTGTGCTTGCAGCTATTGTAACTATCTTGTCATTAGTTCTGGGATTTTTTCCTGCAAAATACATAGGCACTATGAATTTTCGTGGAAAACGTATCTTAGAAATTCTTATAATCATCCCAGCTCTCACTCCTGGCATTGCTGTAGTATTTGGAATGCGAAGTGTATTTATCGATCTCAACATCTATCAATCATATCTGGCGTTAGTTCTCGGGCAGATCACATTTGCTCTACCTTACATGATTCTTTCATTAAGTTCTGTATTTAGAAATTATGATACATCTTTGGAATCACAATCTGAAACACTGGGTGTAGATAAAATAAATACTCTGCTGCATGTGACTATTCCAGCAGTCAAACCTGGAATTGCAGTCGGCTGCATGTATACATTTATCGTATCTTGGTCCATGTATCTGCTTACTTCGATTTATGCTCCAAGGGGATTTCAAACATTGGTTACTTATCTATTCCCGCTTTTCAATTCTGGTCTCGTTTCAGATCAGATAGTCGCAATATTGTCAATTGCCTACTTCATGCCATCAGTCTTCGTTCTTTGGATATCTTCCAGACTCATGGGATCAAATAAACTGTATAGCCGTGGTGGATTATGA
- a CDS encoding PD-(D/E)XK nuclease family protein: protein MKYMPDSWSFSKSQIWNTCKKMYYYTYVKRFDADDEGKAAKNLYQLTSLHLYKGELVHKEIERYILQELCGNAYDLNKASVNASRQIDWMYKKMQTIERMNGKTVSEEQLNNAKAEISKCLHNFKSDIWPSIFDYPHVSIESFDKFRCGDVDVLVKLDYVVKDKRSGIKIFDWKTGLKKGDDFYQSVVYAMHAMSKYGLDNEHVSVDMIYLSELNREVLVPDCKDIKEMKGRICDETDEMRSLQGIPEENIGDHCMFCKYYTLCNQSKDRIYSEKVTV, encoded by the coding sequence ATGAAATATATGCCCGATTCATGGTCATTCAGTAAGAGCCAGATCTGGAATACCTGCAAGAAGATGTATTATTATACATATGTTAAAAGGTTTGATGCTGATGACGAGGGCAAAGCAGCTAAGAATCTATATCAATTAACAAGTTTACATCTATACAAAGGTGAATTAGTTCATAAGGAAATTGAACGTTATATACTGCAGGAGTTGTGCGGGAATGCATATGATTTAAACAAAGCATCAGTCAATGCCTCTAGACAAATAGACTGGATGTACAAAAAGATGCAGACAATCGAACGAATGAATGGAAAGACAGTTTCTGAAGAACAGCTCAACAACGCTAAGGCTGAAATTTCCAAATGTTTGCATAATTTTAAATCAGATATCTGGCCGTCTATTTTTGACTATCCGCATGTCTCTATAGAATCATTTGATAAATTTAGATGCGGGGATGTGGATGTATTAGTAAAATTAGATTATGTCGTTAAAGACAAAAGAAGCGGTATTAAAATTTTTGATTGGAAAACAGGTCTAAAAAAAGGTGATGACTTTTACCAGTCTGTTGTATACGCCATGCATGCAATGTCAAAATACGGATTAGACAATGAGCATGTATCTGTAGACATGATATATCTTTCAGAGCTCAATAGAGAAGTATTAGTTCCTGATTGCAAGGATATCAAAGAAATGAAAGGCAGAATATGTGATGAAACCGATGAGATGCGATCGTTACAAGGCATCCCAGAAGAAAACATTGGAGATCATTGTATGTTTTGTAAGTATTACACACTATGCAACCAAAGTAAAGACAGGATATACAGTGAAAAAGTTACTGTATAA
- a CDS encoding flavodoxin family protein — MNVLLINGSPHKEGCTYTALCEVAKELNKAQIDTKIVHIGTKPIAGCIDCKKCMKTGYCVFDNDSVNECVDIMKEADGLVVGSPVYYAGPNGALCSFLDRMFYCKKRFYEYKPAAAVVNCRRGGASASFDRLNKYFTISNMPVVSSQYWNSTHGFIPEETMQDLEGLQTMRTLGRNMAWLINCISYSKEKYPHPISEPQIMTNFIK; from the coding sequence ATGAATGTATTACTCATTAATGGAAGCCCGCATAAAGAAGGCTGTACATATACCGCATTGTGTGAAGTTGCTAAAGAGCTGAACAAAGCGCAAATTGATACCAAGATTGTGCACATAGGAACCAAACCTATTGCTGGATGCATTGACTGCAAAAAATGCATGAAGACTGGTTATTGTGTGTTTGATAACGATTCAGTCAATGAATGCGTTGACATTATGAAAGAAGCTGACGGTTTAGTAGTAGGGTCTCCGGTATATTATGCAGGACCAAATGGTGCGTTGTGTTCCTTTTTAGACAGGATGTTTTATTGTAAAAAACGGTTCTATGAATATAAACCCGCAGCAGCCGTTGTGAATTGCCGCAGAGGCGGAGCCAGCGCATCTTTTGACAGGCTGAATAAATATTTTACAATCTCTAACATGCCTGTAGTATCATCGCAATACTGGAATTCCACACATGGTTTTATTCCAGAGGAAACTATGCAGGATCTAGAAGGACTGCAGACCATGAGGACACTCGGCAGAAACATGGCATGGTTGATAAACTGCATATCCTATTCTAAAGAAAAATATCCGCACCCAATATCAGAACCTCAAATAATGACTAATTTTATAAAGTGA
- a CDS encoding C-GCAxxG-C-C family protein, with amino-acid sequence MIAEKEIAEKFTQGFDCAMVVLGEVAEDLGIEQEEAYRLASCFGVGMMQGSICGAVSAAFIAIGYKYGNTKPNDVSQKNLVLAKREEFVEEFTNEFGDISCPGLVKLDLRIPEEMEKARERKILSEFCPKVCLRSTNLIKTILE; translated from the coding sequence ATGATCGCTGAAAAAGAAATTGCTGAGAAATTTACACAAGGTTTTGACTGTGCAATGGTTGTTCTTGGGGAAGTAGCAGAAGATCTTGGAATTGAGCAAGAAGAAGCATATCGACTCGCTTCGTGCTTTGGAGTTGGTATGATGCAGGGAAGCATCTGCGGTGCAGTATCTGCAGCATTTATTGCAATAGGATATAAATATGGAAATACAAAACCAAATGATGTTTCCCAGAAAAATCTGGTTTTAGCAAAACGAGAAGAATTCGTAGAGGAATTTACAAATGAATTTGGTGATATCTCTTGCCCAGGTCTCGTAAAACTTGATCTCAGAATACCTGAAGAAATGGAAAAAGCGAGAGAGCGTAAAATTCTTTCTGAATTTTGTCCCAAAGTCTGTCTACGTTCTACCAACCTGATAAAAACTATTTTAGAATAA
- the thpR gene encoding RNA 2',3'-cyclic phosphodiesterase: MRAFISLNLLCDESISKVLADLNSIGVKTVNSNQLHITLKFLGDIDKKHVDNISKAVEATADVFHRFDMKINKVGTFPRKDGSGIVWIGSDDQTVIDISKKLDELLYSNGIDRENKPFKNHVTIARPKHDIKNINEYLNSREYHFKEQTINSMFLMSSVLTPAGPIYTIEKEYPLISDNL, encoded by the coding sequence TGTGCGATGAGTCTATATCTAAGGTTCTTGCGGATTTAAACAGCATAGGTGTTAAAACAGTAAATTCAAATCAGCTTCATATAACCTTGAAATTTTTAGGAGACATTGATAAAAAACATGTAGACAATATTAGTAAGGCTGTTGAAGCAACAGCTGATGTATTCCATCGATTTGATATGAAGATAAACAAGGTAGGAACATTTCCTAGAAAGGATGGATCGGGCATAGTCTGGATCGGATCTGACGACCAAACAGTAATTGACATATCTAAAAAGCTCGATGAGTTATTGTATTCAAATGGGATCGATCGTGAAAATAAACCTTTTAAAAATCATGTAACTATTGCAAGACCAAAACATGACATTAAAAATATTAATGAATACCTGAACTCAAGGGAATATCATTTTAAAGAACAAACCATTAATTCAATGTTTCTCATGAGCAGCGTTCTGACTCCCGCTGGTCCGATATACACCATAGAGAAAGAATATCCACTCATTTCAGATAATCTCTGA
- a CDS encoding ABC transporter permease subunit, with protein MKSKWMPYIALIPVIIIIFLFYIIPIYNTFYESLHDFYGRYVGLETFYNVIASKSFQNAFVYTVELSLITTIISIILSIITAMALKDTFIGKKLVLFCYQFNVSIPHITMATMILFIFSQSGIVSSIAYQLGYIDNWFDFPRIVEDSSMFGTVVSFCLKFIPFIGLSVLSVLMSSSNECENQSLSLGVGKFRTFFYVTLPSLKTSIFSTSMIVFAYCFGSYEVPTILGKTQTLAMLAYNSYNNYYDINAIYVAYSTSLIIAAVTISAAVIYLYIINRSKAEVTI; from the coding sequence ATGAAATCAAAATGGATGCCATACATCGCATTGATTCCTGTGATCATCATCATTTTTTTATTCTACATAATTCCAATTTATAACACATTTTATGAGTCTCTTCATGATTTTTATGGGAGATATGTTGGATTAGAAACATTTTATAATGTTATAGCAAGCAAATCTTTTCAAAATGCATTTGTATATACAGTTGAATTATCACTAATTACAACAATAATCTCCATCATACTTTCAATCATAACAGCAATGGCATTGAAAGATACATTTATCGGGAAAAAATTAGTTCTTTTTTGCTATCAATTTAACGTTTCAATACCGCATATAACTATGGCAACAATGATACTATTTATATTCAGTCAGTCTGGAATTGTGTCCTCAATAGCTTACCAGTTGGGGTATATTGACAACTGGTTTGATTTTCCAAGAATTGTTGAGGACTCAAGTATGTTTGGAACAGTAGTATCGTTCTGCTTGAAATTTATACCTTTTATTGGATTATCCGTGCTCTCTGTATTGATGAGTTCGTCAAACGAGTGCGAAAACCAATCCTTATCTTTGGGTGTGGGGAAGTTTAGAACGTTTTTCTACGTAACTTTACCTTCACTAAAGACTTCAATATTCTCTACGTCAATGATTGTATTTGCATACTGTTTTGGGTCATACGAAGTTCCTACAATTCTGGGGAAGACTCAAACTTTAGCTATGCTGGCATACAACAGTTATAATAATTATTATGATATTAATGCAATATATGTAGCATACTCTACATCTTTAATAATCGCCGCTGTGACGATATCCGCTGCGGTAATTTACCTTTACATAATAAATCGTTCTAAAGCGGAGGTGACAATTTGA
- a CDS encoding thioredoxin family protein, protein MKHCTGNDHMMRITVLSMACCNPSLAKFDEKYLTLISEVLKQTGIEASVDLVHATEARMIPRYEFTGAILPLFNKYGQAVTPALFINESLTLYGGVPTQEKLTETFKKAEIAISQGRL, encoded by the coding sequence GTGAAACACTGTACGGGAAATGATCACATGATGCGGATAACTGTGCTGTCTATGGCATGCTGTAACCCATCGCTTGCTAAGTTCGATGAGAAATATCTGACACTTATCAGTGAGGTTTTAAAGCAAACTGGAATAGAAGCTTCAGTAGATTTAGTACATGCCACCGAAGCTAGAATGATTCCAAGATATGAATTTACAGGAGCAATTTTGCCACTGTTCAATAAATATGGACAGGCAGTTACGCCGGCTTTGTTCATAAACGAATCCCTTACACTTTATGGCGGGGTTCCTACTCAGGAAAAGCTTACTGAAACGTTTAAGAAAGCAGAGATTGCAATAAGCCAAGGGAGACTTTGA
- a CDS encoding DUF6951 family protein, with the protein MADCKVTVDAGVCKMKTVIIAKTNEDGEVILDIQSDCSKVLEMSWGIKPIYAWSCVESPMNETEIYQAASKCLKHAACPVPCAVLKAIEVAGELGIKRDAVITIE; encoded by the coding sequence ATGGCAGATTGCAAAGTAACAGTAGATGCAGGAGTATGCAAAATGAAGACTGTCATAATTGCAAAAACCAACGAAGATGGTGAAGTTATACTTGACATTCAGAGTGATTGCTCTAAAGTGCTGGAGATGTCATGGGGTATCAAACCAATATATGCATGGTCATGCGTAGAATCGCCAATGAATGAGACTGAGATCTATCAGGCTGCCAGCAAATGCTTAAAACACGCTGCCTGCCCTGTGCCGTGCGCTGTGCTTAAAGCTATAGAAGTTGCTGGAGAGCTTGGAATTAAACGAGATGCAGTTATAACGATAGAATAA
- a CDS encoding phosphoenolpyruvate carboxykinase (ATP) → MAYSVTLITKERMNELRQSLKSQKFISAKADIHGICVKLYSTDRTMVDMWESNFHSMSDSIRPHASIILCSDDSRETKVLYETVSHTAFLLNFDYYGWVKSIGLAVASDILEDTYDSISHVHGAVIDTPFGGVTLIAPSKTGKTTHSWGLLRLDGSRLVTDDWYFVKVGSGRPIAYGSEKNCYIDADIGKVWSEFQPLVDSSTFDSKGRAIADIRWVAGDESVIPMTTIKTIILLKRDSNDKNVSIEMTAGDAFEYLKSNNLCNPHQIVTDERKLKIRYDFFKQYLQSASVYMINTTGDPVDTQKAIRNVIQ, encoded by the coding sequence ATGGCATATAGTGTTACATTAATCACCAAGGAACGTATGAATGAGTTACGGCAGAGTCTAAAATCTCAAAAATTCATCTCTGCTAAAGCGGACATCCATGGGATATGCGTTAAATTGTATTCTACAGACCGCACAATGGTGGACATGTGGGAGAGTAACTTCCATTCAATGTCTGATTCAATAAGGCCACATGCCAGCATAATCCTGTGCAGTGATGACAGCCGTGAGACTAAAGTTCTATATGAAACTGTAAGCCATACTGCATTTTTATTAAATTTTGATTATTATGGGTGGGTCAAAAGCATTGGATTAGCAGTAGCATCAGATATCCTAGAAGATACTTATGACAGCATTTCACACGTTCATGGGGCAGTCATCGACACTCCGTTCGGTGGTGTAACACTAATCGCTCCTTCAAAAACAGGTAAGACTACTCATTCATGGGGTCTTTTAAGACTCGATGGATCTAGATTAGTAACTGACGATTGGTATTTTGTAAAAGTAGGCAGCGGACGTCCAATTGCATACGGATCTGAAAAGAACTGTTACATTGATGCAGATATTGGAAAAGTGTGGAGTGAGTTTCAGCCACTAGTCGATTCTTCAACGTTTGATTCAAAAGGCAGAGCCATCGCAGATATACGCTGGGTTGCAGGGGATGAATCAGTAATCCCGATGACTACAATAAAAACAATCATTCTTTTAAAAAGAGACAGTAATGACAAGAATGTATCAATTGAAATGACAGCCGGGGACGCATTTGAGTACCTCAAATCAAATAATCTTTGCAATCCACACCAGATTGTAACTGATGAGCGAAAATTAAAAATCAGATATGACTTCTTCAAACAGTATCTGCAAAGCGCTAGCGTGTATATGATTAATACAACGGGGGATCCTGTAGACACTCAAAAAGCCATACGAAACGTTATACAGTAA
- a CDS encoding ABC transporter ATP-binding protein yields MSYIELKSVSKTYPGASKPCIHDTNITVEKGEIVVILGPSGCGKTTILKLISGLEKQDSGDIIIDGEIVNDVAPNKRPIAMVFQKSLLFKNMTVEQNVNYAPRVLGTLKGVDLDNATNEMLKLVDLEGYGDRKVNQLSGGQEQRVSLARALITKPKVLLLDEPFSALDAELRIQMRKNVRKICKDLGQTMIFVTHDQQEAVAIADKIAMIDDGRVIQCGNPEDFYTKPKTQSVAAFFGWKNLIQGYFDGKEIECIFGNIPVSCDSKIGKKYLTIRPESFFESSSGYTGIVRSATFMGTKVDYEVEYMGCVIYMSLNTKTLHIVGEEITFEFDRNALWIVDICENKVNAIPEVKSKSMFSVLSDKIPRRAK; encoded by the coding sequence ATGAGTTATATTGAATTAAAATCTGTTTCGAAAACATACCCGGGTGCTTCTAAACCGTGCATTCATGATACGAATATAACAGTTGAAAAGGGTGAAATAGTTGTTATTTTAGGGCCATCTGGCTGTGGAAAAACAACGATATTAAAATTAATCAGTGGTTTAGAAAAACAGGATTCGGGAGATATCATTATAGATGGTGAAATCGTAAATGATGTAGCTCCAAACAAGAGACCGATTGCAATGGTATTTCAAAAATCTCTTCTTTTCAAAAATATGACTGTTGAACAAAATGTAAATTATGCACCCCGCGTATTAGGTACACTGAAAGGCGTTGATCTGGATAACGCAACCAATGAAATGCTTAAGCTAGTGGATTTAGAGGGATATGGCGATCGCAAAGTAAACCAGCTTTCTGGAGGCCAAGAACAGAGAGTTTCCCTTGCACGAGCGTTGATAACTAAACCAAAAGTATTGTTGCTCGATGAACCATTCAGCGCTTTAGATGCAGAACTTCGCATACAGATGAGAAAGAATGTAAGAAAAATCTGCAAGGATCTTGGTCAAACAATGATATTTGTCACGCATGATCAACAAGAAGCTGTTGCTATCGCAGACAAAATCGCCATGATTGATGACGGACGGGTTATTCAATGCGGCAATCCTGAAGATTTCTACACAAAACCTAAAACTCAAAGTGTCGCTGCATTCTTTGGCTGGAAAAACTTAATACAGGGATATTTCGATGGGAAAGAAATTGAGTGTATATTTGGAAATATTCCAGTTTCTTGTGATTCCAAAATCGGTAAAAAATACTTGACAATTCGGCCCGAATCTTTTTTTGAATCGTCTTCTGGTTACACTGGAATTGTGCGGTCTGCCACATTTATGGGAACAAAGGTGGACTATGAAGTAGAATACATGGGATGTGTCATATATATGTCACTAAACACAAAAACACTGCACATTGTTGGTGAAGAGATTACATTTGAATTTGATAGAAATGCTTTATGGATTGTCGATATTTGTGAAAATAAAGTTAATGCCATTCCAGAAGTGAAAAGTAAGTCAATGTTTAGTGTGTTGTCTGATAAGATTCCTAGAAGAGCTAAATAA
- a CDS encoding ArsA family ATPase has product METAEMRNLIEDKKFLFFGGKGGVGKTTMASTTALWLSDHGYKTLIVATDPTVSLSAIYEQEISETEIVKIGKEKNLCGLNINPRKAVGVFQTRMNEMMEGFSSMFGSELLSTPCTEEIAAFDQFVSYMGDTEHDKVVFDTAPTGHTLRELSMPFDWSGYIANQIQNRRELSETLGFIYDESMLDDLKKEKERYDSAVKALSDTTTSSFNLVLLPEKLPIEETERAVEDLGGFGIKVRSIIINEVIPKDVLQGNWFLEKRRSTQDKYLCEIDSKFNEMIRAEVPLFDSDIYGLDNLRRVGETLYGK; this is encoded by the coding sequence ATGGAAACTGCAGAGATGAGAAATCTCATTGAGGATAAAAAATTCTTATTTTTTGGTGGCAAAGGTGGTGTTGGAAAAACAACTATGGCATCAACAACCGCATTATGGCTTTCTGATCATGGATATAAAACATTAATCGTTGCCACAGATCCGACTGTATCCCTTTCCGCTATTTATGAGCAAGAGATTAGTGAAACAGAAATTGTTAAAATCGGGAAAGAAAAAAATCTCTGCGGCCTTAATATAAATCCACGCAAAGCAGTAGGTGTATTCCAAACAAGAATGAATGAAATGATGGAAGGATTTTCATCAATGTTTGGATCAGAGCTGCTGTCTACACCATGTACAGAGGAGATTGCTGCATTCGATCAATTTGTAAGCTATATGGGAGATACGGAGCATGACAAAGTCGTTTTTGATACAGCTCCAACAGGACACACTCTCAGAGAACTCAGCATGCCATTTGACTGGTCGGGATATATTGCAAATCAGATACAAAATCGCAGAGAACTGTCAGAAACTCTGGGATTCATCTATGATGAATCAATGCTGGATGATTTAAAGAAAGAAAAGGAGCGGTATGATTCAGCCGTTAAGGCTTTATCAGATACAACCACGTCATCATTCAATCTGGTACTTTTACCTGAAAAACTGCCTATCGAAGAAACAGAAAGAGCTGTGGAAGACCTAGGAGGTTTTGGAATAAAGGTTCGTTCAATAATAATCAATGAAGTCATACCAAAAGATGTTCTTCAGGGAAATTGGTTTTTAGAAAAACGCCGTTCTACGCAGGATAAATACCTCTGTGAGATAGATAGCAAATTCAATGAAATGATACGTGCTGAAGTCCCACTTTTTGACAGCGACATATACGGACTTGATAATCTAAGAAGAGTTGGTGAAACACTGTACGGGAAATGA
- a CDS encoding uroporphyrinogen decarboxylase family protein, translating to MTSKENFKECLECKNHSRVPTFLFDLTFGMEVAGYTTTEIFQNGFDGKKSAKSIMASRKYLGHDAVIGSVLAADSRAFGAEVLFPPNGTPVIKTPAFSDPHALYEHDPNEIDNLVLENIVTSYNTIKKEDPEAFLMGHIPSILSLSTSFRGFESFMMDMLLDESYIKDIMNFSSNVSDIVQEQIFSDSDPDCMLISAAYDNVDLIGLDGLDKFSMPYISRMVNKASNMGRYATIHPHGSMTSEYGSKSVERFISTGIQCLYYGENNDPEMLSKLIDGRISIMGGIDTYTTIYLGPDSRVVRDTQKILKLMKDENYIFTCSCSIDRGLDAGRLKLMMNVVKKN from the coding sequence ATGACCTCTAAAGAAAACTTTAAAGAATGTTTGGAATGTAAGAACCATAGCAGAGTTCCAACATTCCTTTTCGATCTTACGTTTGGTATGGAAGTAGCAGGATACACAACAACAGAAATATTTCAGAATGGATTTGATGGAAAAAAGTCTGCAAAATCGATAATGGCTTCTAGAAAATATTTAGGTCATGACGCTGTAATAGGTTCAGTTCTTGCAGCAGACAGCAGAGCATTTGGTGCTGAAGTATTGTTTCCACCAAATGGAACTCCAGTGATAAAAACACCTGCTTTTTCAGATCCACACGCACTGTATGAACATGATCCAAATGAGATTGATAACCTAGTATTGGAGAATATTGTAACATCATATAATACGATCAAAAAAGAAGATCCTGAAGCGTTTTTAATGGGCCACATCCCCTCAATACTGTCATTATCTACATCATTTCGAGGGTTTGAATCATTTATGATGGATATGTTATTAGATGAATCATATATAAAAGATATTATGAATTTTTCATCCAATGTATCTGACATTGTACAAGAACAGATTTTCAGCGATTCTGATCCAGACTGCATGCTGATATCAGCTGCATATGATAACGTAGATCTCATTGGGCTGGATGGACTTGATAAGTTCTCAATGCCTTACATAAGCAGAATGGTGAATAAAGCTAGCAATATGGGCAGATATGCAACGATACACCCTCATGGATCGATGACGTCTGAGTACGGATCTAAGTCAGTTGAGCGTTTCATTTCAACAGGCATACAATGTTTATATTATGGTGAAAACAACGATCCGGAAATGCTCTCAAAACTTATCGATGGCAGAATATCGATAATGGGCGGAATTGACACATACACAACAATATATTTAGGACCAGATTCACGAGTTGTGCGCGACACCCAAAAAATACTGAAACTCATGAAAGATGAAAATTATATTTTTACATGTTCTTGTTCAATAGACAGGGGCCTGGATGCTGGTCGCCTAAAATTGATGATGAATGTTGTTAAGAAAAATTGA